The Canis lupus familiaris isolate Mischka breed German Shepherd chromosome 14, alternate assembly UU_Cfam_GSD_1.0, whole genome shotgun sequence DNA window TTTCAAGCGCATATATGCTAAGCatactattttctcattttacagagggaaCTAAAGAACAGGGAGGTTATATACCTACTTTATAAGGTTGGATTAGTAACAACTGAAACGAAGTTAACTGTATGAATAGAGAAAAATCTTAGTCCAAGGCCAGGCACACTGAAAGCCCCCTACTGGGTGACACACCTGCCCCTGGCCTGGCCCGAGGTAACCACACCACTGGAAGAAAGGCACACAGGTCCACCTTCCAaaccagaactgtaagaaaatgtgGCTCTGACCCTGGAAAATGCAATCATCTCTTCTGCCCTACCGGTCAGCTTGCTCTCTTTCCAGAAGGAAACTGCAGTTTTCATTTCCTCTAGAGTGCTGAAGGGTACACAGAGCTCTGCAGTTACAGGTCCCCGAGCAAGGGCCCAGGGAGCCTCACGGTCAACCCGCTTCCCTTTGCCAGTACAAGCCATGACAAATGCAAACACTGTTCCTACCGGGTCCAGCAGCGCAGATCTCACATCCTCCCCATAGCGATTCCGCAGGCATGGCCCACAAAACTGTCCTCGCACCCCACCACAGCCCTGGTTCCGACACACCGTCTTGGTGTCAATGGTCTTCTGCCTACACTGGTGGCAGGTGTTGCCCTGGGGAAGGAAGGCGGTGGGGGTGAACATGggatttatgggggggggggttacccACAAGGCCACGTGCTGCCACTACTACCCTAATAGGACACTGTTTTACCTAAAAAATGAGGCATGATACCACAAAACCTCCCTccaaatcatgtttaaaaaaatttaaacccatTTCCTACTGACCAAAGATGCTGTCAACCTTTAGTTCCTGTATTAATCAAAAAGCATACACAAACCCCACAGTATGTTTTTTCACTGTTCAAAACTGAAAtgccatataaatatttaaaacgttactattataaatatgcttTTCCAAATCATACTCCTGCCTTCCCACAGATCACATGCATCCCCTGAAGAGAACTTTCCTGAAGAGAATTCCTGCAGGAAGCTGACTTCCCCTTCCCGGTTACAGCTGACCCGCCCTTTCAGAGGGGAGGAGGCCTGAGGGTATAAGCCCAGGTACAGCTTAAAGACCATGCAGGATTTCAAACAACAAAGATGAGAATCACAATCATGCAAATGACTCATCATATGTAATTTACCAGAACTTTATCATAGATCTTATCTCGAACAGTTATGGCAACATTTTCTAGGTCCTCTTCAGTGATATCCTCCACTGGCCGAAAAGAGGAGATTCGGTGACGCCGTCTGTGCCCCTGGCATTTCCCCTGCAAAATGAGCCAAAGCCAAAGCATAAGCTATTTTCAGTAGCTAAAAAACACCTATAAAGATTTCacactcttgggatgcctgggtggttaagcatctgccgtcagctctggtcatgaccctggagtcctgggatcgagccccatatcaggtgctctgctcaacagggagcctgcttctccctcaccccctccccctggTTCATGTTCTTTTGCTCTCctactcaaataagtaaaatcttttttaaaaaaaaatcacaacatagatcaatggaacagaacagagaatccaaaagtggaccctcaactttatgttcaactaatattcgacaaaggaggaaagactatccactggaagaaagacagtctcttcaataaatggtgctgggaaaattggacatccacatgcagaagaatgaaactagaccactctcttgcaccatacacaaagataaactcaaaatggatgaaagatctaaatgtgagacaagattccatcaaagtcctagaggagaacacaggcaacaccctttttgaactcggccacagtaacttctcgcaagatacatccacgaaggcaaaagaaacaaaagcaaaaatgaactattgggacttcatcaagataagaagcttttgcacagcaaaggatacagtcaacaaaactaaaagacaacctacagaatgggggaagatatttgcaaatgacgtatcagataaagggctagtttccaagatctataaagaacttattaaactcaacaccaaagaaacaaacaatccaatcatgaaatgggcaaaagacatgaagagaaatctcacagagaaagacatagacatggccaacacgcacatgatcacttgccatcagggaaatacaaatcaaaaccaaaatgagatcccacctcacaccagtgagaatggggaaaattaacagggcagggaaccacaaatgttggagaggatgcggagaaaggggaaccctcttgcactgttggtgggaatgtgaactggtgcagccactctggaaaactgtgtggaggttcctcagagttaaaaatagacctgccctacgacccagcaattgcactgctggggatttaccccaaagatacagatgcaatgaaacgccgggacacctgcaccccgatgtttatagcagcaatgtccacaatagccaaactgtggaaggagcctcggtgtccatcgaaagatgaatggataaagatgtggtttatgtatacaatggaatattcctcagccattagaaacgacaaatacccaccatttgctttgacgtggatggaacgggagggtattatgctgagtgaaataagtcaattggagaaggacaaacattacatggtctcattcatttggagaatataaaaaaaatagtgacagggaataaaggggaaaggagaaaaagtgagtgggaaatatcagaaagggagacagaacatgagagactcctaactctgggaaacgaactaggggtgggggaaggggaggtgggcggggaggggggtgactgggtgacaggcactgaggggggcacttgatgggatgagcaccgggtgttattctatatgttggcaaactgaacaccaataaaaaataaatttacaaaaaaaaaagaaaacccacagtcTCAGAGCTCTAGTACCATTAATGTTAACCACGgctctcttctatttcttgagAATCAATCATTTACGGAGCCTCCTGCCACAGACACGGAGCCAACTTCCTTCATGGCAAGGTGATACAACAATACAGGAGCAGCTAGGTTTTTACCTGCCCCATTAACGGGCACCAACTCTAAACTCTGTGAGGACAGGAAAAGGAGCCACAATGAATGGCCAAACCTGCAAATGGGAAGAACCTAGTTTCTCCCTCCAGACTCTGAAGGCACTTAAAACGCCCCATTCCTAAAACTGAAAGGCAAGGAGCAATCACTGCCCTTTCCCACAAGGCAAATCACGAGGCCCTCGGACGCCACCGACAGGCCCTTATTGCCTCCCTCAAAGATTAAGCTGAGGGTCCTAACTCTGAGCAGCTCCTCTGCTCAAACTGAGGTAAAGGAGTCTCTCCAGCCTATAGCTTagatggggggaagggagggttcTTCCTGGAGTGTGGCCCTGGGAACAcgagcaccaccagcaccaccatcaGCAGCATCACTGCTCAGCTGCTCCAGACATACCAGGTCAGGACCTCAGTGTGGCCTTAGACAAAGCATAATATGTTCACTGTGCTCAGAAAATACCCCACTAATTGTCTTCCTCCTCCTGAAGCTGTAAAACTCTTCTGCAAATTTGGCTGCTGAGACGGTGAAGTTCTCCAGGGCAAACTTCTCGGGTGGCCGTGCGCTGCGGGTCGGGTTTGTGCGTCGCGTGATCTGTCCCTCTGAGAAGGCCCGCCTCGCTGTTCTCTTCTTCTGAAAGTCAGAGCACAGACATACGCAACTGGGTGCTTCCTGGAACAAAAGCCATCTGGCGACAGATTACGTCCAGCAGCCTCGGGATAAAGAATTATAAAGGCATTCTACTTACAGAAGCTGAGTTCGGGGTTCGTACCGGGAAGAAATCTGGCATTGAGTTCAGTTCTGCCAGTAACTGGGCGAGCTGCAGTTCAGAACAGAAGAAGGACCGACATCAATATGCCTCATTCATCTAACACCTCGTAACACGTCTTCAGTTTTGCCAACATGAGAAACTTGACTAAAGTAGTTCATGTAAGATCGCaacagctgttttatttttaacctcatCTGTAAAGATTGTTATCTCCAGGGGTGAGAGGCTACTATCATCATTCATGGGAATAAAATCTATGCACGTTCCTTACATATAAAGATCGTATCATAAGATGAATGGGTCCTTGGAATGATGAGGCTGGCTGCATGAGGCTGGAATTCTGACGGGGCCATTAATTAGCAGTGTGACCCCAAAACAGATCATGGTGCACACCGAGATCAAGTTTCATCATGTTCAAAACAAAAGGTTCAACTAGATTGTTCTGATAGTTATTTAGAGCTCCAAAGAAACTGTTTATGTTGATTCATTTctcattaacaaaaataatttatggaaatgTTCCCAAATAAACACCTAAGAATACCAACTAACAGGCATTAATACGccaatgaagatttttttttaagattttatttattcatgagagaaagagagagagagagagagagagagagaggcagagggagaagcaggcttcatccagggggcccgacgtgggacttgatcccgggtctccgggaccacaccctgggctgaaggcggcgctaaactgctgagcgacccgggctgccccaatgaggattctttttaattttagagttaTACAGACGTGTAAGTGTCACTCAAAACTCATgaacatagttattttaaagatgcCGACACAGTGCTAAAAATTTCCCTTTGCTAATAACCATAAATATGCCTTAGGGTGAATTTTCACTCAAAAGTGAAGCTTTTTATGTTCTTATTAGACATAGaagaatacacacacactatcatattgtgctttttaaaaagaaagtattaaaaatctACCAAAATGCTAACAGTGACTGAGTGGTAGAATTAATTCTGCATATGCAAAATTAGGAAGCAAATATGTTActgaacaaatacagaaaaaccaAATACACATGACAAAGGTTTCCCCTTTACTGCCATTCATCCTAGCAAAGATGGGTTACTGTGGCTGAAAACCACTCAGTTTAGTACCTAGGCCTCTCTCATTCTCCCGTATGACGTCCTGAAGCCCCAGCACACACTGCGGTTCTTAAGTGGCTTCTCGACTCCCTGTGTACACTTGGCTCCTCCCTGCTGGGAACCGGCCAGCGGTCCGGCTCTGCTCTCCGACACCACCACTATTTAGAACTTCTCTTCATAGCAAACGGTAAGCAGCATGAGTTCACGGCACCAGGAAGCGGAGCTAAAAGTGGTCCTGGGGAGTCGCTTTCTGATCCCGAACCAGAGCCGACCAGCTAATAACTGGTTGGGGTCCAGAACACAGAAAAGGACACCCGATGCCCAGAGCACATTTCCCGAAAGATGCGAGGGCAGCCGCTCTGGGGGCGGTTCTGTGAGCCTCAGGAGCCACTGCTCAGTGCCCGCACCCAGCGCCCGGACTGCCCGCCCACGGCCTTACCATGGCTTTGTTCTCCTTGATGTTCATGGTCCTTTTCAGCAGAGCATCCGAGCCCTCCTGAGCCTCATCCCTGGAGTCGTCCTCAGACTCTGAGACCGaatcttccctttccttcccctttctgcagcttctctttcttccaagaATTGCTTTTTTATTGTCCTGTAAGCGTGTGCTAGAAAACAGTGGCTCCGAGGAACTGTCATCTGACTTTTTCGTCAGTTTCTTGGTGGGGAACTGAAAGGCGACTCGAAGACCAATGCTGCTTCTCCTCGGCCTCCTCCTTCTGGGTGTAGCcttctctccttcatcctcttcctcttcttcactcACCAAAGACTCCTTACCAGCATCACTCAAATCTGACTCCACGAGctaacaaaaggagagaaaaggagaaagactaGAAACAATGTTTCCTAACAGACCTTCAAAAACACCTTACTTAAAAgcactctgggggcacctgggtggctcggtggttgagcacctgcctttggctcaggtcgtgatcccagggtcctgggctcgaatCCCGCCATCAGGCTCCcccaaaaataataaatcttttttttttaaagcactctgACATTATTgtagagaaaaaatgagaagaaagctcCTCTTTCCTATTCTGAGTTCCCACCGAACTCTTCAGTTAGGCGCTCGGGTGTCTGCGGGTGAATCCGGTCCAAGAGCCGCTGCCTCCCGCGGCCCGGTGCCCCGGCCACGACCACCGGCGGCGGCTCCTAGGAGCGCGGGCTGGACGCGGGGCGCCGACAAAGCAGGGCTCCCCCGTGGGCCGGCCACGTATTATGGGGAAGAGCCAAAGAAAAGGGAATGCATGGCCTTAGAGTTATCTTCAAATACAAATGGAGtgctgagggggaaaaaaatactgaCCATACTGCCCCGAAGAACAGGAAGAGGATTCATgggcaggagggacaggagggacagGAGAGCCGACTTCACCTCAGTGAAGTGACAGGAGAGCAAGCAGAGGACTGGCCATCGGCGTCAGTGGGGGAAACTCCTCCCAGGACATGCTGGGTCCTCACTCCCAGGGATatcccttctcttttctgcaACCCGCAGAGCCGCGGGGTGAAATCAAGGCCGACAGCTCTTGGGCTGTTGTGAAGCACCTGTTCAGGCAGCCCAGGAAATTCTTGCCCTGAATTTTCTAATTCTGCTTGGTACAGGTTGCTGGCACTAAAACGGAACCCAGCCTTACACGTGAGACACAGAACATAAGGCAATGGCAGGGTGGGGACATTACCCAGGTGATGAGGGGGTGACATCTCAGATGTGAGGGGACGCTTAGCaatggcagagctgggcttgAACATTGAGATCAAGGCCACCTCCTGCGCATCTTTCCTTTACTACATGCTGGGAAGTTTAGTCTGAGACCCTCTGTCAGGGATTCTGGACAACAGGGCTGCTCTGAGGAGAACAAGGAATAGCCCACGATGGGCCCAGGACTGAGGTAAAGGACTCAGCTGCCCCCTCCGTGAATTCGCCCCCCGAATTCTAGCTTGACTCAAGTTAAAAGTAAGGCAGAGGaggggcgcccggctggctcggttggtggagtgtgcaactcttaatctcagggttgtgagttcaagccccacattgggcatggaacctactttaaaagaaaaaaattcttttttataaaattttatttattcattcatgagagag harbors:
- the CDCA7L gene encoding cell division cycle-associated 7-like protein isoform X4 encodes the protein METLSSEESCDSFDSLESGKQQDVRFRSKYFTEELRRIFIEDTDSEMEEFEGFTQNELNGNSNPEVMLVESDLSDAGKESLVSEEEEEDEGEKATPRRRRPRRSSIGLRVAFQFPTKKLTKKSDDSSSEPLFSSTRLQDNKKAILGRKRSCRKGKEREDSVSESEDDSRDEAQEGSDALLKRTMNIKENKAMLAQLLAELNSMPDFFPVRTPNSASKKRTARRAFSEGQITRRTNPTRSARPPEKFALENFTVSAAKFAEEFYSFRRRKTISGGKCQGHRRRHRISSFRPVEDITEEDLENVAITVRDKIYDKVLGNTCHQCRQKTIDTKTVCRNQGCGGVRGQFCGPCLRNRYGEDVRSALLDPDWMCPPCRGICNCSYCRKRDGRCATGILIHLAKFYGYNNVKEYLESLQKQLVEDN
- the CDCA7L gene encoding cell division cycle-associated 7-like protein isoform X3; protein product: MELASRSQIPKEVADIFNAPSDDEEFVGFRDDVPMETLSSEESCDSFDSLESGKQQDVRFRSKYFTEELRRIFIEDTDSEMEEFEGFTQNELNGNSNPEVMLVESDLSDAGKESLVSEEEEEDEGEKATPRRRRPRRSSIGLRVAFQFPTKKLTKKSDDSSSEPLFSSTRLQDNKKAILGRKRSCRKGKEREDSVSESEDDSRDEAQEGSDALLKRTMNIKENKAMLAQLLAELNSMPDFFPVRTPNSASKKRTARRAFSEGQITRRTNPTRSARPPEKFALENFTVSAAKFAEEFYSFRRRKTISGGKCQGHRRRHRISSFRPVEDITEEDLENVAITVRDKIYDKVLGNTCHQCRQKTIDTKTVCRNQGCGGVRGQFCGPCLRNRYGEDVRSALLDPDWMCPPCRGICNCSYCRKRDGRCATGILIHLAKFYGYNNVKEYLESLQKQLVEDN
- the CDCA7L gene encoding cell division cycle-associated 7-like protein isoform X5, which encodes MFVDRESKGGDTWGLQIPKEVADIFNAPSDDEEFVGFRDDVPMETLSSEESCDSFDSLESGKQLVESDLSDAGKESLVSEEEEEDEGEKATPRRRRPRRSSIGLRVAFQFPTKKLTKKSDDSSSEPLFSSTRLQDNKKAILGRKRSCRKGKEREDSVSESEDDSRDEAQEGSDALLKRTMNIKENKAMLAQLLAELNSMPDFFPVRTPNSASKKRTARRAFSEGQITRRTNPTRSARPPEKFALENFTVSAAKFAEEFYSFRRRKTISGGKCQGHRRRHRISSFRPVEDITEEDLENVAITVRDKIYDKVLGNTCHQCRQKTIDTKTVCRNQGCGGVRGQFCGPCLRNRYGEDVRSALLDPDWMCPPCRGICNCSYCRKRDGRCATGILIHLAKFYGYNNVKEYLESLQKQLVEDN
- the CDCA7L gene encoding cell division cycle-associated 7-like protein isoform X2, which encodes MFVDRESKGGDTWGLQIPKEVADIFNAPSDDEEFVGFRDDVPMETLSSEESCDSFDSLESGKQQDVRFRSKYFTEELRRIFIEDTDSEMEEFEGFTQNELNGNSNPEVMLVESDLSDAGKESLVSEEEEEDEGEKATPRRRRPRRSSIGLRVAFQFPTKKLTKKSDDSSSEPLFSSTRLQDNKKAILGRKRSCRKGKEREDSVSESEDDSRDEAQEGSDALLKRTMNIKENKAMLAQLLAELNSMPDFFPVRTPNSASKRTARRAFSEGQITRRTNPTRSARPPEKFALENFTVSAAKFAEEFYSFRRRKTISGGKCQGHRRRHRISSFRPVEDITEEDLENVAITVRDKIYDKVLGNTCHQCRQKTIDTKTVCRNQGCGGVRGQFCGPCLRNRYGEDVRSALLDPDWMCPPCRGICNCSYCRKRDGRCATGILIHLAKFYGYNNVKEYLESLQKQLVEDN
- the CDCA7L gene encoding cell division cycle-associated 7-like protein isoform X1; the encoded protein is MFVDRESKGGDTWGLQIPKEVADIFNAPSDDEEFVGFRDDVPMETLSSEESCDSFDSLESGKQQDVRFRSKYFTEELRRIFIEDTDSEMEEFEGFTQNELNGNSNPEVMLVESDLSDAGKESLVSEEEEEDEGEKATPRRRRPRRSSIGLRVAFQFPTKKLTKKSDDSSSEPLFSSTRLQDNKKAILGRKRSCRKGKEREDSVSESEDDSRDEAQEGSDALLKRTMNIKENKAMLAQLLAELNSMPDFFPVRTPNSASKKRTARRAFSEGQITRRTNPTRSARPPEKFALENFTVSAAKFAEEFYSFRRRKTISGGKCQGHRRRHRISSFRPVEDITEEDLENVAITVRDKIYDKVLGNTCHQCRQKTIDTKTVCRNQGCGGVRGQFCGPCLRNRYGEDVRSALLDPDWMCPPCRGICNCSYCRKRDGRCATGILIHLAKFYGYNNVKEYLESLQKQLVEDN